A single window of Scylla paramamosain isolate STU-SP2022 chromosome 41, ASM3559412v1, whole genome shotgun sequence DNA harbors:
- the LOC135092930 gene encoding phospholipid phosphatase 5-like isoform X2, whose translation MGRWAETHATFVLEIVTRAVLSVIFLELENASPFVRKIHRDELWLYKNPRTPSYVPNGLLWPLVFLVPTSIMLLYYLVKRDRTELTQGLLAFSLALGLNGVVTDIIKLFVVSFCSLGFLSLWICGKLGVFKPRRGQGWKLVMALVPLVVALMVALSRTTDYHHHWQDVLVGSMLGLLISYVCYRQYYPRLSSPHSHLSYLMVPSVLTPKQNGGTSRGSSHTQQYIDPESPMEEQVKWM comes from the exons atgGGACGGTGGGCGGAGACACACGCTACATTTGTCTTGGAAATAGTCACCCGCGCTGTACTATCCGTCATATTCCT AGAGCTGGAGAATGCCTCACCTTTTGTGCGCAAGATTCACCGGGATGAGCTGTGGCTGTACAAGAACCCCCGCACCCCCTCTTATGTCCCCAACGGCCTgctgtgg CCCCTAGTGTTCCTGGTGCCGACAAGTATCATGCTGCTCTACTACCTGGTAAAGAGGGACAGGACGGAGCTCACCCAGGGTCTCCTCGCCTTCTCCCTCGCGCTGGGTCTCAATGGGGTCGTTACGGATATCATCAAGCTCTTCGTgg tCTCCTTCTGCAGCTTGGGGTTTCTGAGCCTATGGATATGTGGCAAACTGGGGGTGTTCAAGCCACGGCGAGGGCAGGGGTGGAAGCTGGTGATGGCCCTGGTGCCCCTCGTGGTGGCCCTCATGGTGGCCCTCTCCCGCACcacagactaccaccaccactggcagg ACGTCCTGGTGGGGTCAATGCTCGGCCTCCTCATCTCCTACGTCTGCTATCGCCAGTACTACcctcgtctttcctctcctcactcccacCTCTCTTATCTAATGGTGCCCTCCGTCCTCACGCCCAAGCAGAACGGGGGCACCAGCAGAGGCAGTAGTCACACCCAGCAGTACATTGACCCTGAGTCCCCCATGGAAGAGCAGGTCAAGTGGATGTGA
- the LOC135092929 gene encoding 5'-AMP-activated protein kinase subunit beta-2-like, whose translation MGNHSSQDRRDRSKGTDLGQYGTGRGTEGPFTLHARTTPGSTTKPSQQQGGDEDQASNLKGMKDKEGDETPPQRMRPILPAGNKKMLPVVIKWTGGGNSVAIAGTFNQWQKIPMVKSEKDFVAIVDLPEGSHEYRFMVDGEWKVSKNDNTTNNTANNNNTANNNNNKEKNNNVITISETDFEEFETALLPDPNDKSGEKKSHGSTSSRDRSGSEEDEFGQEIPEYQQTDKIRGPPVLPPHLLQVILNKDTPISCEPTLLPEPNHVMLNHMYALSIRDGMMVLSTSNRYKKKCVTTLIYRPIE comes from the exons ATGGGCAATCACTCTTCACAGGATCGCAGGGACAGGTCTAAGgggacagacctgggccagtaTGGGACAGGGCGCGGCACAGAGGGGCCCTTCACCCTGCATGCCCGCACCACCCCTGGCAGCACCACCAAGCCGTCACAGCAGCAGGGTGGCGATGAGGACCAGGCATCTAACTTGAAGGGGATGAAG GACAAGGAGGGTGACGAAACGCCCCCCCAGAGGATGCGGCCCATCCTGCCGGCGGGCAACAAGAAGATGCTGCCCGTCGTCATCAAGTGGACGGGTGGAGGAAACAGTGTGGCTATTGCTGGCACCTTTAATCAGTGGCAGAAGATCCCCATGGTGAagag TGAGAAGGACTTTGTAGCCATCGTGGACCTGCCGGAGGGTTCCCACGAGTACCGCTTCATGGTGGATGGCGAGTGGAAGGTCAGCAAGAatgacaacaccaccaacaacaccgccaacaacaacaacactgctaacaacaacaacaacaaggagaagaacaacaatgtcatcaccatcagcgaGACGGACTTTGAGGAATTTGAGACGGCACTGCTCCCGGACCCCAACGACAAGAGTGGGGAGAAGAAGTCACATGGGTCGACAAGCAGCAGGGATCGatcag GGTCTGAGGAGGATGAGTTTGGGCAGGAGATCCCAGAGTACCAGCAGACAGACAAGATCCGTGGCCCCCCCGTGCTGCCCCCCCACCTCCTGCAGGTCATCCTCAACAAGGACACTCCCATCTCT TGTGAGCCCACCCTGCTGCCGGAGCCGAATCACGTGATGTTGAACCACATGTACGCACTGAGCATCCGCGACGGCATGATGGTTCTCTCCACCTCCAACAGATACAAGAAGAAGTGTGTCACCACCCTCATCTACCGCCCCattgagtag
- the LOC135092930 gene encoding phospholipid phosphatase 5-like isoform X1 yields the protein MGRWAETHATFVLEIVTRAVLSVIFLELENASPFVRKIHRDELWLYKNPRTPSYVPNGLLWPLVFLVPTSIMLLYYLVKRDRTELTQGLLAFSLALGLNGVVTDIIKLFVGRPRPDFFYRCFPDGRPDLDDLVDIGSACTGEQMTIQEGRKSFPSGHSSFSFCSLGFLSLWICGKLGVFKPRRGQGWKLVMALVPLVVALMVALSRTTDYHHHWQDVLVGSMLGLLISYVCYRQYYPRLSSPHSHLSYLMVPSVLTPKQNGGTSRGSSHTQQYIDPESPMEEQVKWM from the exons atgGGACGGTGGGCGGAGACACACGCTACATTTGTCTTGGAAATAGTCACCCGCGCTGTACTATCCGTCATATTCCT AGAGCTGGAGAATGCCTCACCTTTTGTGCGCAAGATTCACCGGGATGAGCTGTGGCTGTACAAGAACCCCCGCACCCCCTCTTATGTCCCCAACGGCCTgctgtgg CCCCTAGTGTTCCTGGTGCCGACAAGTATCATGCTGCTCTACTACCTGGTAAAGAGGGACAGGACGGAGCTCACCCAGGGTCTCCTCGCCTTCTCCCTCGCGCTGGGTCTCAATGGGGTCGTTACGGATATCATCAAGCTCTTCGTgg GCCGGCCCCGCCCAGACTTTTTCTACCGGTGCTTCCCGGATGGGCGGCCTGACCTGGATGACCTGGTGGATATTGGGTCGGCCTGTACCGGGGAGCAAATGACCATACAGGAGGGCAGGAAGAGTTTTCCGAGCGGCCATTCctcct tCTCCTTCTGCAGCTTGGGGTTTCTGAGCCTATGGATATGTGGCAAACTGGGGGTGTTCAAGCCACGGCGAGGGCAGGGGTGGAAGCTGGTGATGGCCCTGGTGCCCCTCGTGGTGGCCCTCATGGTGGCCCTCTCCCGCACcacagactaccaccaccactggcagg ACGTCCTGGTGGGGTCAATGCTCGGCCTCCTCATCTCCTACGTCTGCTATCGCCAGTACTACcctcgtctttcctctcctcactcccacCTCTCTTATCTAATGGTGCCCTCCGTCCTCACGCCCAAGCAGAACGGGGGCACCAGCAGAGGCAGTAGTCACACCCAGCAGTACATTGACCCTGAGTCCCCCATGGAAGAGCAGGTCAAGTGGATGTGA